The following proteins come from a genomic window of Vidua chalybeata isolate OUT-0048 chromosome 2, bVidCha1 merged haplotype, whole genome shotgun sequence:
- the LOC128782416 gene encoding NEDD4-binding protein 2-like 2 isoform X2 gives MLHAENTVRLLECQDDIEIEPYFKRMKSTEGASEKLPGDDNKDTQKKVDVERNSNGWIPMCALDNQGQCDMQKQEKIPTGVLGSLSEVLPDNKPVLSQPIDLETLQNINPPFTSMNDSKVEDEKDPFITNNAGEDNVEKSSASFSVNRNQSDEDFFTSKDFIGPIYKPAKSNKQDKSGNCNECRNTGGDENELHENRCKRKEAKKMQAVSATVPEIDDQLDQFYKEIHQLENENLDTNGQEKETEISEEQHSPFNSSQGSQENSQPVLFGSPHLFSENGQCSLGEHNSQKTNNEQQLVVETGGWKTENTFNGQIDTWNCSVPEFRPAWQTRASFNKPQGPFPPRFNHQSHFQIFDLPPRIPNVPPSQNRGLPYESYRENTDINSHGPLLDQNTHYSGHTDIHTTQVFRNGNNDQNGPQSNGFCETREECWNYPKADSTEGMHNFSSLQLSEEKFSSQKLLVILRGLPGSGKSTLSRVLLGQSCDGIVLSTDDYFRQQYGYTYNAAQLGDAHEWNRKRAKQAMEQGKSPVIIDNTNTQAWEMKPYVEVALEKGYRVEFHEPDTWWKFDPEELEKRNKHGVTREKIAQMLERYEYQISIPIVMNSVVPPHKNTQRPPLQRRHRWGDNTDSWSSFSISSSQ, from the exons ATGCTTCATGCTGAAAATACAGTAAGGCTCTTGGAGTGTCAGGACGATATTGAAATTGAGCcgtattttaaaagaatgaagTCAACAGAAGGGGCTTCTGAGAAACTCCCTGGTGATGATAACAAAGATACTCAGAAGAAAGTGGATGTTGAGAGGAATTCAAATGGTTGGATACCTATGTGTGCCTTAGATAACCAAGGACAATGTGACATGcagaagcaagagaaaataCCTACTGGTGTCTTGGGATCCTTGAGTGAAGTTCTCCCTGACAATAAACCAGTGCTTAGTCAGCCAATTGATTTAGAAACTCTGCAGAATATAAATCCTCCATTTACGTCAATGAATGACTCTAAAGTTGAAGATGAGAAGGACCCTTTTATTACAAATAATGCTGGTGAAGATAATGTTGAAAAAAGCAGTGCATCATTCTCAGTAAATAGAAATCAATCAGATGAAGACTTTTTTACAAGTAAAGATTTTATAGGACCAATTTACAAGCCTGCCAAAAGTAACAAGCAGGACAAATCTGGCAATTGCAATGAATGTAGGAACACTGGAGGAGATGAAAATGAATTACATGAAAACAGATGTAAAAGAAAGGAGGCGAAGAAGATGCAGGCTGTTTCTGCCACTGTACCAGAAATAGATGATCAACTGGATCAGTTCTATAAAGAAATTCACCAGCTGGAGAATGAAAATTTAGATACTAATggtcaggaaaaagaaactgaaatttctgaGGAACAGCACTCTCCATTTAACTCTAGTCAGGGCTCACAAGAGAATTCTCAGCCTGTACTTTTTGGCAGTCCACACCTATTTTCCGAGAATGGACAGTGTTCTTTGGGGGAACACAAcagtcagaaaacaaacaatgaGCAGCAGTTAGTTGTGGAAACAGGtggctggaaaactgaaaatacctTTAATGGCCAAATAGATACTTGGAACTGCTCAGTGCCTGAATTCAGACCTGCTTGGCAGACTAGAGCATCTTTCAATAAACCTCAGGGACCTTTTCCTCCTAGATTTAACCATCAATCCCATTTTCAGATATTTGATCTCCCACCACGAATCCCAAATGTTCCCCCTTCTCAGAACAGGGGACTTCCTTATGAAAGTTACCGAGAAAATACTGATATCAACAGTCATGGTCCATTGCTTGATCAAAATACTCACTATTCTGGTCATACTGACATCCATACTACTCAGGTCTTCAGGAATGGGAACAATGATCAGAATGGACCCCAAAGTAATGGTTTCTGTGAAACCAGAGAAGAGTGTTGGAACTATCCAAAAGCTGACAGTACAGAAGGAATGCACAACTTTTCTTCATTGCAATTatctgaagaaaaattcagtTCACAGAAATTACTTGTAATCTTAAGAGGCCTACCAGGTTCAGGGAAATCAACACTTTCTCG TGTCCTGCTTGGTCAGAGTTGTGATGGCATTGTGCTCAGCACTGATGATTATTTTCGTCAGCAGTATGGATACACCTATAATGCTGCTCAGCTTGGTGATGCCCATGAGTGGAACCGGAAGAGAG caaagCAAGCAATGGAGCAGGGAAAATCTCCAGTTATAATAGACAACACTAATACTCAAGCCTGGGAAATGAAGCCTTATGTGGAAGTG GCTCTAGAAAAAGGATACAGAGTGGAATTCCATGAGCCAGATACTTGGTGGAAGTTTGATCCTGAAGAACTAGAAAA aagGAATAAGCATGGAGTCACTCGTGAGAAGATTGCTCAGATGTTGGAACGATACGAATATCAAATATCCATCCCTATTGTCATGAATTCAGTGGTACCTCCCCACAAAAACACTCAAAGACCACCTCTGCAGAGAAGACATAGGTGGGGAGACAATACAGACTCGTGGAGTTCTTTCAGTATTTCCAGTAGCCAGTAA
- the LOC128782416 gene encoding NEDD4-binding protein 2-like 2 isoform X1 — protein sequence MMLHAENTVRLLECQDDIEIEPYFKRMKSTEGASEKLPGDDNKDTQKKVDVERNSNGWIPMCALDNQGQCDMQKQEKIPTGVLGSLSEVLPDNKPVLSQPIDLETLQNINPPFTSMNDSKVEDEKDPFITNNAGEDNVEKSSASFSVNRNQSDEDFFTSKDFIGPIYKPAKSNKQDKSGNCNECRNTGGDENELHENRCKRKEAKKMQAVSATVPEIDDQLDQFYKEIHQLENENLDTNGQEKETEISEEQHSPFNSSQGSQENSQPVLFGSPHLFSENGQCSLGEHNSQKTNNEQQLVVETGGWKTENTFNGQIDTWNCSVPEFRPAWQTRASFNKPQGPFPPRFNHQSHFQIFDLPPRIPNVPPSQNRGLPYESYRENTDINSHGPLLDQNTHYSGHTDIHTTQVFRNGNNDQNGPQSNGFCETREECWNYPKADSTEGMHNFSSLQLSEEKFSSQKLLVILRGLPGSGKSTLSRVLLGQSCDGIVLSTDDYFRQQYGYTYNAAQLGDAHEWNRKRAKQAMEQGKSPVIIDNTNTQAWEMKPYVEVALEKGYRVEFHEPDTWWKFDPEELEKRNKHGVTREKIAQMLERYEYQISIPIVMNSVVPPHKNTQRPPLQRRHRWGDNTDSWSSFSISSSQ from the exons ATG ATGCTTCATGCTGAAAATACAGTAAGGCTCTTGGAGTGTCAGGACGATATTGAAATTGAGCcgtattttaaaagaatgaagTCAACAGAAGGGGCTTCTGAGAAACTCCCTGGTGATGATAACAAAGATACTCAGAAGAAAGTGGATGTTGAGAGGAATTCAAATGGTTGGATACCTATGTGTGCCTTAGATAACCAAGGACAATGTGACATGcagaagcaagagaaaataCCTACTGGTGTCTTGGGATCCTTGAGTGAAGTTCTCCCTGACAATAAACCAGTGCTTAGTCAGCCAATTGATTTAGAAACTCTGCAGAATATAAATCCTCCATTTACGTCAATGAATGACTCTAAAGTTGAAGATGAGAAGGACCCTTTTATTACAAATAATGCTGGTGAAGATAATGTTGAAAAAAGCAGTGCATCATTCTCAGTAAATAGAAATCAATCAGATGAAGACTTTTTTACAAGTAAAGATTTTATAGGACCAATTTACAAGCCTGCCAAAAGTAACAAGCAGGACAAATCTGGCAATTGCAATGAATGTAGGAACACTGGAGGAGATGAAAATGAATTACATGAAAACAGATGTAAAAGAAAGGAGGCGAAGAAGATGCAGGCTGTTTCTGCCACTGTACCAGAAATAGATGATCAACTGGATCAGTTCTATAAAGAAATTCACCAGCTGGAGAATGAAAATTTAGATACTAATggtcaggaaaaagaaactgaaatttctgaGGAACAGCACTCTCCATTTAACTCTAGTCAGGGCTCACAAGAGAATTCTCAGCCTGTACTTTTTGGCAGTCCACACCTATTTTCCGAGAATGGACAGTGTTCTTTGGGGGAACACAAcagtcagaaaacaaacaatgaGCAGCAGTTAGTTGTGGAAACAGGtggctggaaaactgaaaatacctTTAATGGCCAAATAGATACTTGGAACTGCTCAGTGCCTGAATTCAGACCTGCTTGGCAGACTAGAGCATCTTTCAATAAACCTCAGGGACCTTTTCCTCCTAGATTTAACCATCAATCCCATTTTCAGATATTTGATCTCCCACCACGAATCCCAAATGTTCCCCCTTCTCAGAACAGGGGACTTCCTTATGAAAGTTACCGAGAAAATACTGATATCAACAGTCATGGTCCATTGCTTGATCAAAATACTCACTATTCTGGTCATACTGACATCCATACTACTCAGGTCTTCAGGAATGGGAACAATGATCAGAATGGACCCCAAAGTAATGGTTTCTGTGAAACCAGAGAAGAGTGTTGGAACTATCCAAAAGCTGACAGTACAGAAGGAATGCACAACTTTTCTTCATTGCAATTatctgaagaaaaattcagtTCACAGAAATTACTTGTAATCTTAAGAGGCCTACCAGGTTCAGGGAAATCAACACTTTCTCG TGTCCTGCTTGGTCAGAGTTGTGATGGCATTGTGCTCAGCACTGATGATTATTTTCGTCAGCAGTATGGATACACCTATAATGCTGCTCAGCTTGGTGATGCCCATGAGTGGAACCGGAAGAGAG caaagCAAGCAATGGAGCAGGGAAAATCTCCAGTTATAATAGACAACACTAATACTCAAGCCTGGGAAATGAAGCCTTATGTGGAAGTG GCTCTAGAAAAAGGATACAGAGTGGAATTCCATGAGCCAGATACTTGGTGGAAGTTTGATCCTGAAGAACTAGAAAA aagGAATAAGCATGGAGTCACTCGTGAGAAGATTGCTCAGATGTTGGAACGATACGAATATCAAATATCCATCCCTATTGTCATGAATTCAGTGGTACCTCCCCACAAAAACACTCAAAGACCACCTCTGCAGAGAAGACATAGGTGGGGAGACAATACAGACTCGTGGAGTTCTTTCAGTATTTCCAGTAGCCAGTAA